The Streptomyces armeniacus genomic interval GCACGTCCAGGTGCAGCCGGCGCGCGGGCACGTCGAGTTCGACCGTGTCGCCCGTACGCACGAGGGCGAGCGGCCCGCCGACCGCCGACTCCGGGCACACGTGCAGCACCACGGTGCCGTACGCGGTGCCGCTCATCCGCGCGTCGGAGACCCGTACGACGTCCTCGACGCCCTGCTCGGCGAGCTTGCGCGGGATCGTCATGTTGCCAACCTCGGGCATGCCGGGGTAGCCGCGCGGTCCGGCGTTCTGGAGGACGAGCACGGTGTCGGCGTCCACGTCGAGCGCCGGGTCGTCCACGGCGGCGTCGTACGCCTCGATGCTGTCGAAGACGAGCGCCCGCCCCCGGTGCCGCAGCAGGTGCGGGGAGGCGGCGGACTGCTTGATGACGGCGCCGTCGGGGGCGAGGTTGCCGCGGAGTACAGCGGTGCCCGCGCCGACGCCGAGGGGTTCGCCGAGCGGCCGGATGACGTCGCTGGACCGCTCGGCGTCGGCGACGTTCGCCTCCAGGGTGGCGCCGGTGACGGTGAGCGCGTCGCCGTCGAGGAGCGGCAGCAGTTCGCGGAGGACGGCGGGCAGGCCGCCCGCGTAGTAGAAGTCCTCCATCAGATAGTGGCCGGACGGCTGGAGGTCCACGAGCCAGGGGACGTCGGCGGTGTACGCGTCGAAGTCGTCCAGGGCGAGCGGCACTCCGAGCCGCGCGGCGATGGCGAGGAGGTGGATGACGGCGTTGGTGGAGCCGCCGAGCGCCGCGTTCGCCCTGATGGCGTTGGCGAACGAGGCGCGGCTGACGACGCGGCTCATCCGCAGATCCTCGTGCGTCATCTCGACGATCCGCTGCCCGGCGCGCTGCGCCAGCCCGTAGCGGCGGGAGTCGACGGCGGGGATCGCGGCCGAGCCGGGCAGCTGGAGCCCGAGCGCCTCGGCCATGCACGCCATGGTGGAGGCGGTGCCCATGGTCATGCAGTGACCGTTGCTGCGGGACATGCCCGACTCGGCGGCGGCGAACTCCGCTTCGGACATGCGGCCCGCGTTGACGTCCTGCGTGAACTGCCACACGGCGGTGCCCGAACCGATGTCGCAGCCGCGGAACTTGCCGTTCAGCATCGGCCCGCCGGTGACCACCAGCGTCGGCAGGTCCACGCTCGCGGCGCCCATCAGCGAGCCGGGCGTCGTCTTGTCGCAGCCGGTGAGCAGCACGGCGGCGTCCACCGGATTGCCGCGCAGCGACTCCTCCACGTCCATGCTCAGCAGGTTCCGGAACAGCATCGCGGTGGGCCGCAGCATGGTCTCGCCCAGCGACATCACCGGGAACTCGACGGGGAACCCGCCCGCCTGCCACACCCCGCGCTTGACCGATTCGGCGAGGCGGCGCAGGTGCGCGTTGCAGGGGGTCAGTTCGGACCAGGTGTTGCAGATGCCGATCACCGGCCTGCCGTCGAACACCTCCTCGGAGAAGCCCTGTGCCTTCATCCAGGACCGGTGGATGAATCCGTTCCGGCCGGACTCCCCGAACCACTCGTGGCTGCGCAGCTTCATGCGGTGTCCTCCGTGCTGGGTGTGCGGTCTGTACGGGGTGCGGTCGGTACGTGCTTCCGCGCGTCGTGCTCGTCCCGCGCGTCCACCAGCCAGGCCATCGGCTCGCGGCCGCGTACCACCGGGTTGGACAGCGTCCCCACGCCGGACACGGCGATGTCCACGCGGTCGCCCTCCGCGAGGCTGAAGCCGAGCTCCGGCACGACGCCGGTCCCGGTGGCCAGCACCGCGCCGTCGGGGAAGTCGGTGGGCTGGTAGAGCGCGGCCACCAGGTCGTCGAGCCGCCTGTGCAGCCGCCCGGTGCCGGTCTCGCCGGACCAGACGACGGAGCCGCCGCGTACGACCCGTACGGTGACCGCGAGCCCGTACGGGTCCGGCACCTCCCACACGGGGACGATCCCGGTGGCCAGCGCGCAGCTGCCGCTGTAGATCTTCGCCTGCGGTATGTAGAGCGGGTTCTCGCCCTCGATGTCGCGCGAACTCACGTCGTTGCACACGGTGTAGCCGACGATCTCGCCGAACCGGTTGGCCACGACCGCGAGTTCCGGTTCGGGCACGTCCACGGCCGAGTCGGCGCGTACGGCGATGGGCTCGCCCTCGGTGACCACGCGCCAGGCGACGGCCTTCAGGAAGAGTTCGGGGCGCGCCGCGTCGTACACCTTCTCGTAGACGCTTGCCTCGCTGCTCTCCTCGACCCGGCCCTCGCGGGACCGCTCGTAGGTCACGCCCGCCGCCCACACCTCGGTGTGTCCGTCGACCGGCGGCAGGAAGGTGACCCGCGCGGCGTCGACGGCGGGCGCGCGGTCGGTGAGGCGGCGGCGCAGGTCGTCGAGCGGCCGGGCGAGCAGGTCCGCGACGGTGGCGGCCCAGGGCAGAGCCGCCACCGAACCGTCGCTGCGTACGCCGACCTGCGTGGTGCCGTCCTGTACGTACCGGACGATCTCCATCGGTTCTCCTTCTCTCCTCGTGCGGTGCGGTGCCGTACCGCGCGGTGAAGTGCGGTGCGTACGGCGTCGGCTTTACGGGCGTACCGCGCGCGCCCGCCGGAGCGTGGCGGCGGCGTGGGCGGCGCGGCGGGCGCGGTGCAGCGCGAACAGCGCGGCGGCGCCCGCGAGGACCGCCGTGGCGGGCTGCACCGCCAGCAGCACGGCGCCGACCAGGACGCCGACGGCGGCGAGCACGTGCCACTGGCGCGCCGAGGTGCGGCAGGCGGCCAGCGCGCGGTCGAGTTCGGCCGCGTCCAGCGCCTCCAGCCGCGCCACGGCGGGCGGTTCGGCCGCCGTACGGCCCGCCTCGCGCGCCTCGTGCACCGCCAGCCACCCGTTGGCGACCGCCGCCGCGCAGAACACCGCCGCCCACACCGGCGCGCCCTGCGCGGCGCGCACACCCGCGAGCCCCAGGAAGCCGAGCCCGACCGCCAGATAGCGCCACCGCACCGGCACCGCTCCCACTCGCACCGTTCCCGGCCCCACCGCTCCAGCCCTCGCCCCTCCCGGCCCCATCTCTCCCGCCCTCACCCGATGACCTCCGCGTACGCGAGCATCGCCACGACGCCGCACACCGTGAGGAACGCCGAGCCGACGGCCACCATGGCGCGCAGCGGGGCGCTCATGCGGT includes:
- a CDS encoding IlvD/Edd family dehydratase, with the protein product MKLRSHEWFGESGRNGFIHRSWMKAQGFSEEVFDGRPVIGICNTWSELTPCNAHLRRLAESVKRGVWQAGGFPVEFPVMSLGETMLRPTAMLFRNLLSMDVEESLRGNPVDAAVLLTGCDKTTPGSLMGAASVDLPTLVVTGGPMLNGKFRGCDIGSGTAVWQFTQDVNAGRMSEAEFAAAESGMSRSNGHCMTMGTASTMACMAEALGLQLPGSAAIPAVDSRRYGLAQRAGQRIVEMTHEDLRMSRVVSRASFANAIRANAALGGSTNAVIHLLAIAARLGVPLALDDFDAYTADVPWLVDLQPSGHYLMEDFYYAGGLPAVLRELLPLLDGDALTVTGATLEANVADAERSSDVIRPLGEPLGVGAGTAVLRGNLAPDGAVIKQSAASPHLLRHRGRALVFDSIEAYDAAVDDPALDVDADTVLVLQNAGPRGYPGMPEVGNMTIPRKLAEQGVEDVVRVSDARMSGTAYGTVVLHVCPESAVGGPLALVRTGDTVELDVPARRLHLDVPEDELARRRAEWQPPERPHDRGWARLYGDHVLQADQGCDLDFLVGQSGSAVGRQSH
- a CDS encoding fumarylacetoacetate hydrolase family protein, whose translation is MEIVRYVQDGTTQVGVRSDGSVAALPWAATVADLLARPLDDLRRRLTDRAPAVDAARVTFLPPVDGHTEVWAAGVTYERSREGRVEESSEASVYEKVYDAARPELFLKAVAWRVVTEGEPIAVRADSAVDVPEPELAVVANRFGEIVGYTVCNDVSSRDIEGENPLYIPQAKIYSGSCALATGIVPVWEVPDPYGLAVTVRVVRGGSVVWSGETGTGRLHRRLDDLVAALYQPTDFPDGAVLATGTGVVPELGFSLAEGDRVDIAVSGVGTLSNPVVRGREPMAWLVDARDEHDARKHVPTAPRTDRTPSTEDTA